One Plantibacter sp. Leaf314 DNA segment encodes these proteins:
- a CDS encoding DeoR/GlpR family DNA-binding transcription regulator, with protein sequence MYATERHEHITSRVKTSGRVSVADVSRELGVTAETIRRDLDQLESSGILRRVHGGAVSAARASVAEASLAERQDQRRDAKATIARAALRLIPDTFSGSIVIDAGTTTAHLADLLVTWRPAVAGQTLTVITNSVPIAATLHHCDHVELHLLGGRVRGITSAAVGSTTVDELGRFRPDIAFVGANGVSADFGLSTPDELEGAVKSAIVRGSRRAVVLADAAKLGEEALIRFAALDEIDTVITDEPVAAELATAFEGAGVEVVVA encoded by the coding sequence ATGTACGCGACGGAGCGGCACGAGCACATCACCAGCCGGGTGAAGACGAGCGGACGGGTCTCCGTCGCCGACGTCTCCCGGGAGCTGGGCGTCACCGCCGAGACCATCCGCCGCGACCTCGACCAGCTCGAGTCCTCCGGCATCCTGCGCCGGGTCCACGGCGGTGCCGTCTCCGCGGCCCGCGCGTCCGTCGCCGAGGCCAGCCTCGCCGAACGCCAGGACCAGCGCCGCGACGCGAAGGCGACGATCGCCCGTGCCGCCCTCCGCCTCATCCCCGACACGTTCAGTGGTTCGATCGTCATCGACGCCGGGACGACCACGGCGCACCTCGCCGACCTCCTCGTCACCTGGCGGCCGGCCGTCGCCGGCCAGACGCTCACCGTCATCACGAACTCCGTGCCGATCGCGGCGACGCTCCACCACTGCGACCACGTCGAACTCCACCTGCTCGGCGGTCGGGTCCGCGGCATCACGAGCGCCGCGGTCGGCAGCACCACCGTCGACGAGCTCGGCCGTTTCCGTCCCGACATCGCCTTCGTCGGCGCGAACGGCGTGAGCGCCGACTTCGGCCTGAGCACGCCCGATGAGCTGGAAGGGGCCGTGAAGTCCGCGATCGTCCGCGGTTCCCGCCGGGCCGTCGTCCTCGCCGACGCCGCCAAGCTCGGCGAGGAGGCGCTCATCCGCTTCGCCGCCCTCGATGAGATCGACACCGTCATCACCGACGAACCCGTCGCGGCGGAGCTCGCCACGGCCTTCGAGGGCGCCGGCGTCGAGGTGGTCGTCGCATGA
- a CDS encoding 1-phosphofructokinase family hexose kinase, whose product MIITLTANPSLDHTVELPGVVERGEVLRALASREQPGGKGVNVSRAVAAAELSTVAVLPGESSDPMVESLRDQGIDVLAVPTGQPVRRNITLTEPDGTTTKINEPGPLLSEDDATRLVDATARAAAGAEWLVVAGSLPPGLAPDFYARVVRAARALAADGRPLVAVDSSGAPLAALLAAFADSGERVDLIKPNGAELAELTGTASGEDIEADPALAAAVAATLVGSAEAPGPVVAVLVTLGSRGAVLVEADQAWFAQAPKIVARSTVGAGDSSLAGYLIAHTAGLPPAARLAQAVAHGAAAAALPGSDVPALSETDAAAIDVGPLPHLDRLGDRALHLMRP is encoded by the coding sequence ATGATCATCACCCTGACCGCCAACCCCTCCCTCGACCACACCGTCGAACTGCCGGGCGTCGTCGAGCGTGGCGAGGTCCTCCGGGCACTCGCGAGCCGTGAGCAGCCGGGTGGCAAGGGCGTCAACGTCTCACGGGCCGTCGCCGCCGCCGAACTGTCGACCGTCGCCGTCCTCCCCGGTGAGTCGAGCGACCCGATGGTCGAATCGCTCCGCGACCAAGGCATCGACGTCCTCGCCGTCCCGACCGGGCAGCCCGTGCGCCGCAACATCACCCTGACCGAGCCCGACGGCACGACGACGAAGATCAACGAGCCGGGGCCGCTCCTCAGCGAGGACGACGCCACTCGGCTCGTCGACGCGACCGCCCGTGCCGCGGCCGGCGCCGAGTGGTTGGTCGTCGCCGGCTCCCTGCCGCCCGGCCTCGCACCCGACTTCTACGCCAGGGTCGTGCGGGCCGCCCGGGCGCTCGCCGCCGACGGTCGTCCGCTCGTCGCCGTCGACAGCTCCGGCGCACCGCTCGCCGCCCTCCTCGCCGCCTTCGCGGACAGTGGTGAACGCGTCGACCTCATCAAGCCCAACGGTGCCGAACTGGCCGAACTCACCGGCACCGCGTCCGGCGAGGACATCGAGGCCGACCCGGCGCTCGCCGCCGCCGTCGCTGCGACACTCGTCGGCTCTGCCGAGGCGCCCGGCCCCGTCGTCGCCGTCCTCGTCACCCTCGGCTCGCGAGGCGCCGTCCTCGTCGAAGCCGACCAGGCCTGGTTCGCCCAGGCCCCGAAGATCGTGGCGCGCAGCACCGTCGGCGCGGGGGACTCCTCCCTCGCCGGCTACCTGATCGCGCACACCGCAGGCCTCCCGCCTGCAGCCCGCCTCGCGCAGGCCGTCGCCCACGGAGCCGCAGCCGCGGCGCTCCCCGGCAGCGACGTCCCGGCGCTCAGCGAGACCGACGCCGCAGCCATCGACGTCGGCCCGCTTCCGCATCTCGACAGGCTCGGTGACCGGGCGTTGCACCTCATGCGTCCCTGA
- a CDS encoding HPr family phosphocarrier protein, with protein sequence MAERQATIASRVGLHARPAKLFIETVKRQPVPVTIELGDSGPLDASSILTIMSLGATNGDVVTLRAEGEGADEALAELAGLLETDLDAE encoded by the coding sequence ATGGCCGAACGCCAAGCCACCATCGCCAGCCGCGTCGGGCTGCACGCCCGCCCCGCCAAGCTCTTCATCGAGACGGTCAAGCGCCAGCCGGTGCCCGTCACGATCGAGCTCGGCGACTCCGGGCCGCTCGACGCCTCCAGCATCCTCACGATCATGAGCCTCGGCGCCACGAACGGTGACGTCGTCACCCTCCGTGCCGAGGGCGAGGGCGCCGACGAGGCGCTCGCCGAACTCGCCGGCCTCCTCGAGACGGACCTCGACGCCGAGTAG
- a CDS encoding fructose-specific PTS transporter subunit EIIC encodes MSTPLITTGLVALDADLGTDRAGVIRALAELVVRAGRATDTDALFADAWARESKTDTGIPGGIAIPHCRSAAVTEPTLAMARVSPLVDFGSDDGPADLLFFIAAPDGADQAHLALLSKLARSLIKPEFVTSLREAPDAAAVVSLVEGALGDAPKAATAPAAERAASAPVESAGEANRPVLIAVTSCATGIAHTYMAADSLAATAKRLGVELHVETQGASGATPLPADVVAKAQAVIFAVDVDVRDVTRFAGKPVIKAPVKRGIDAPEQLINDAVAAISNPNAPRVAAAAGEASASTSDKKDANVGQSIKRWLLTGVSYMIPFVAGGGLLIALGFLLGGYNITENAGKIIVENSLANLPAGGLGTYLGAVAFSIGDASMKFLVPALAGYIAYAIADRPGIAPGFVAGAVALLMSAGFLGGLVGGLLAGGVAYGLGRLNVPRWLRGLMPVVIIPLLGSIVASGLMILVLGGPIAALMGGLNTWLSSLTGVSAILLGVILGTMMAFDLGGPVNKVAYSFAVAGLGAGTLANQAPWQIMAAVMAAGMVPPLAMALASTVLSRRSFTAVERENGKAAWLLGAAFISEGAIPFAAADLFRVIPASILGGAATGALIMATGVTSQAPHGGVFVFFAIGNFAMFAVSVLVGTVITAVAVVLLKRFARRRPVEGADAATSAVGTEQATVRPATV; translated from the coding sequence ATGTCCACCCCATTGATCACCACCGGCCTCGTCGCCCTCGACGCCGACCTCGGCACCGATCGCGCGGGCGTCATCCGCGCGCTCGCCGAGCTCGTCGTCCGGGCCGGCCGTGCCACCGACACCGACGCGTTGTTCGCCGACGCCTGGGCTCGCGAGAGCAAGACAGACACCGGCATCCCCGGCGGCATCGCGATCCCGCACTGCCGTTCCGCCGCCGTCACCGAGCCGACGCTCGCGATGGCCCGCGTCTCGCCGCTCGTCGACTTCGGTTCCGACGACGGCCCCGCGGACCTCCTCTTCTTCATCGCCGCTCCGGATGGTGCCGATCAGGCGCACCTGGCACTGCTGTCGAAGCTCGCCCGCTCGCTCATCAAGCCCGAGTTCGTGACCTCGCTCCGTGAGGCCCCCGACGCAGCAGCCGTCGTCTCCCTCGTCGAGGGCGCGCTCGGCGACGCCCCGAAGGCCGCCACGGCACCCGCTGCGGAGCGCGCCGCCTCGGCTCCCGTCGAGTCCGCGGGCGAGGCGAACCGCCCCGTCCTCATCGCGGTCACGTCCTGCGCCACCGGCATCGCCCACACCTACATGGCGGCCGACTCGCTCGCCGCCACCGCCAAGCGCCTCGGTGTCGAACTCCACGTCGAGACGCAGGGCGCGTCCGGCGCGACCCCCCTGCCCGCCGATGTCGTCGCGAAGGCGCAGGCGGTCATCTTCGCCGTCGACGTGGACGTCCGCGACGTCACCCGCTTCGCCGGCAAGCCCGTCATCAAGGCGCCGGTCAAGCGCGGCATCGATGCGCCCGAGCAGCTCATCAACGACGCGGTCGCCGCGATCTCCAACCCGAACGCCCCGCGCGTCGCCGCTGCGGCGGGAGAGGCGTCCGCTTCGACGTCGGACAAGAAGGACGCGAACGTCGGTCAGTCGATCAAGCGTTGGCTCCTCACGGGTGTCAGCTACATGATCCCGTTCGTCGCCGGTGGCGGTCTCCTCATCGCGCTCGGCTTCCTCCTCGGTGGGTACAACATCACGGAGAACGCCGGCAAGATCATCGTCGAGAACAGCCTCGCGAACCTCCCGGCGGGCGGCCTCGGCACCTACCTCGGTGCCGTCGCGTTCTCCATCGGTGACGCGTCCATGAAGTTCCTCGTTCCCGCCCTCGCCGGCTACATCGCCTACGCGATCGCCGACCGACCGGGCATCGCGCCCGGGTTCGTCGCCGGTGCCGTCGCCCTCCTCATGAGCGCCGGCTTCCTCGGCGGACTCGTCGGCGGTCTGCTCGCCGGTGGTGTCGCTTACGGCCTCGGCCGCCTGAACGTGCCGCGCTGGCTGCGTGGGCTCATGCCCGTCGTGATCATCCCGCTGCTCGGCTCGATCGTCGCCTCCGGCCTGATGATCCTCGTCCTCGGTGGTCCGATCGCCGCGCTCATGGGTGGCCTCAACACGTGGCTGTCCAGCCTCACCGGTGTCTCCGCGATCCTGCTCGGCGTCATCCTCGGCACGATGATGGCGTTCGACCTCGGTGGCCCGGTCAACAAGGTCGCGTACTCCTTCGCCGTCGCCGGTCTCGGTGCCGGCACGCTCGCCAACCAGGCACCGTGGCAGATCATGGCCGCCGTCATGGCCGCCGGTATGGTGCCGCCGCTCGCGATGGCCCTCGCCTCGACCGTCCTCAGCCGTCGTTCGTTCACCGCCGTCGAGCGGGAGAACGGCAAGGCTGCCTGGCTGCTCGGCGCCGCGTTCATCAGCGAGGGTGCCATCCCGTTCGCCGCCGCCGACCTGTTCCGCGTCATCCCGGCGTCGATCCTCGGTGGTGCCGCCACCGGTGCGCTCATCATGGCGACCGGCGTCACGTCGCAGGCACCGCACGGTGGTGTGTTCGTGTTCTTCGCGATCGGCAACTTCGCGATGTTCGCCGTGTCGGTCCTCGTCGGCACCGTCATCACCGCCGTCGCCGTCGTCCTGCTCAAGCGGTTCGCCCGCCGTCGCCCGGTGGAGGGTGCGGACGCCGCAACCTCCGCCGTCGGCACCGAGCAGGCGACCGTCCGCCCGGCCACCGTCTGA
- a CDS encoding HTTM domain-containing protein translates to MNAVRTGFDRFTGWVTGAKHAGYSLSALRILYGIAIVSFLLTSLADRHYLWGVASRWVDPEARRRAWFPLFEVVFTKDSAFLFDLAYGALIVLGVLFLIGWQTRFVTPVLLVFWVGLATNSTVLTNGGDTILRITLLFLVFANLSRHWSVDAWLARRRGREPRPLLRGRLAIPEWLGNAANNTAVLLCGYQIMLVYVNSGIYKLMGPEWREGTAFYYSLVLDVFRPFPALSDLAWQIAPFVWVATFLSVWVQLLFPVLVLWRPTRIVALGFTILMHLGIGLFLGLWPFSLAMIALDLLFVRDRTWVATGRWATHAGGVLRQLLPDRSASVGREAAERPVTTAAGSPS, encoded by the coding sequence ATGAACGCCGTCCGCACAGGGTTCGACCGCTTCACCGGATGGGTCACGGGTGCCAAGCACGCCGGGTACAGCCTCTCCGCGCTGCGCATCCTCTACGGGATCGCGATCGTCAGCTTCCTCCTCACGAGCCTCGCCGACCGGCACTACCTGTGGGGTGTCGCGTCCCGATGGGTGGATCCGGAGGCCAGACGTCGTGCCTGGTTCCCGCTGTTCGAAGTGGTGTTCACGAAGGACAGCGCCTTCCTCTTCGACCTCGCCTACGGGGCGTTGATCGTGCTGGGCGTCCTGTTCCTCATCGGCTGGCAGACCCGCTTCGTCACGCCCGTGCTCCTCGTGTTCTGGGTGGGGCTCGCGACGAACAGCACGGTGCTCACGAACGGTGGCGACACGATCCTCCGCATCACCCTCCTCTTCCTCGTGTTCGCGAACCTCTCGCGGCACTGGTCGGTCGACGCGTGGCTCGCGCGTCGGCGGGGCCGGGAGCCACGCCCCCTCCTGCGCGGGCGTCTCGCGATCCCCGAGTGGTTGGGGAACGCGGCGAACAACACCGCGGTGCTGCTCTGCGGCTACCAGATCATGCTCGTGTACGTGAACTCGGGCATCTACAAGCTCATGGGTCCGGAGTGGCGCGAGGGGACGGCGTTCTACTACTCGCTCGTGCTCGACGTGTTCCGCCCGTTCCCGGCGCTCAGCGACCTGGCCTGGCAGATCGCGCCGTTCGTGTGGGTCGCGACGTTCCTGTCGGTGTGGGTGCAGCTCCTGTTCCCCGTCCTCGTCCTCTGGCGGCCGACCCGCATCGTCGCCCTCGGGTTCACGATCCTCATGCACCTCGGCATCGGGCTCTTCCTCGGGCTGTGGCCGTTCTCGCTCGCGATGATCGCCCTCGACCTGCTGTTCGTCCGCGACCGCACCTGGGTGGCCACCGGCCGATGGGCGACGCACGCCGGGGGAGTCCTCCGCCAACTGCTGCCCGATCGCTCGGCGTCCGTCGGGCGCGAGGCAGCGGAGCGACCTGTCACGACGGCGGCCGGTTCGCCGTCGTGA
- a CDS encoding DUF5819 family protein, which yields MTPITRPSAALRQAPGPAHHEDPGLLEEPHPERPTAEPVDGQGRSTRRHPGGATPAPPGRAARIAAAVSIALVGVYVAGTLVIVSPTTPVRGAVVAAAGPYFTQKWNVFAPSIMKTNITFSVQAQWRDADGALVKSDWVNVTELEQQAVPGHAEPSRIQKSSWNAMLAYNARYLALDAEQRELVRDTFIQRADGGGYRAQSAESLIADLEAVGGTPSTGRGDIVRFLRYDYMLKEYATAFSTAYFDEDVERVRWRIDRTRPNDFENRFSEEQQFDATTVTFGWRHVDDVIDAETLAVYRDVISRYGGAR from the coding sequence GTGACTCCGATCACACGACCATCCGCCGCCCTGCGACAAGCTCCGGGACCGGCACACCATGAGGACCCGGGCCTGCTCGAGGAACCCCACCCTGAGCGACCGACCGCTGAGCCGGTCGACGGCCAGGGACGCTCCACCCGCCGACACCCCGGGGGAGCGACGCCGGCACCGCCGGGGCGGGCCGCGCGCATCGCCGCCGCGGTCTCGATCGCCCTCGTCGGTGTCTACGTCGCCGGCACCCTCGTCATCGTCTCGCCCACGACGCCCGTCCGCGGTGCCGTGGTCGCTGCGGCCGGCCCCTACTTCACGCAGAAGTGGAACGTGTTCGCGCCGAGCATCATGAAGACGAACATCACGTTCTCGGTGCAGGCGCAGTGGCGCGACGCTGACGGTGCTCTGGTCAAGTCCGACTGGGTCAACGTCACGGAGCTCGAGCAGCAGGCGGTCCCCGGTCACGCCGAGCCGTCGCGCATCCAGAAGTCGTCGTGGAACGCGATGCTCGCGTACAACGCCCGGTATCTCGCGCTCGACGCCGAGCAGCGGGAGCTCGTCCGCGACACCTTCATCCAGCGCGCCGACGGTGGCGGCTATCGCGCCCAGTCGGCCGAGTCGCTCATCGCCGACCTCGAGGCCGTGGGCGGGACGCCGAGCACCGGGCGCGGCGACATCGTCCGGTTCCTCCGCTACGACTACATGCTGAAGGAGTACGCGACCGCGTTCTCCACGGCGTACTTCGACGAGGACGTCGAACGGGTCAGGTGGCGGATCGACCGCACCCGCCCGAACGACTTCGAGAACCGGTTCTCCGAGGAGCAGCAGTTCGACGCCACCACCGTCACCTTCGGCTGGCGACACGTGGACGACGTGATCGACGCCGAGACGCTCGCGGTCTACCGCGACGTGATCAGCCGCTACGGAGGTGCACGATGA